The DNA window GGGATTTGGAGGGAGCAAGTCGTGTGGCTCCTGTCAGGGGCAAAGGTAATGTAGAAATATGTTTGGGGCAAAATATTTTTAGGATTAGATTCGCCGCGGCGAACCTAATCCTAAAACCTATTCCTTATTCAAGAAACTGTATAGTAAACTAATCTGCACTAAGCATATAGCAGGCAAGGTAAAAACAATAATAGCAATAGCAAGCAATGTTGGAAATAAAGAATATGCGATATAAAAAAACAATATCGCCATTGCACTCATCAATATTTGCCTTAGTATAATATAATAAGATTGATGTTTCAATTTTTCGTTATTTACGAGTAATGCATTTTGTATGAGATAAAAGGCAGTGCTACAAAATAAAAATGCCAACATCAATGGCAACCCTAGTATAATCAATGCCACCCATGCTATGGTTTGTAAATATTTAATAGGTCTGTTTACCCTATTCGCATGACCTACTTTTGTATATATAGTATAGAAAATATCGACCCAATTAATTTTGAAATACTTGTAAAAAAAGTAAATTACATTTTTAAAATCCTGCATTAAAACTGTATTGGGCAATTGATAAAAACCTCTCGTATCAGCCGGTTTATGCAAGGTCGTAAAATCGACTCTGGTCTTAAAAATCTGATTATTCAGTTCGAATTCAGTTTTGTGTTTGAGTGTTTCGTAAGCCAAATTTATTTTAACAAACTCGCTATTGGTATCCACTCCGCTTGCATCGGGATGAAACTCACGTGCTTTTGCTCGATACTGCTGCTTTATTTTTACGGCTGTAACTGGTTGCTGCAGTCCAAGTATTTGTATGGCCTCATTAATAGTCAATACTTGTTAGAATTTCATAAAATCTTCAGGATTCAAGGGCGAACCATTATGCCAAAGTTCGAAATGTAAGTGAGGCCCTGTGGTTAGCTCACCGCTGTTGCCTACAATAGCTATAGCATCGCCTGCGTTAACAAACGCCCCTGCATTTTTTAGTAAAACGGAATTGTGTTTATATACTGAAAATATATTATTGGGGTGTTGAATGCCTATTACATGTCCTGCATCGGGAGTCCAGGAAGAAAACACCACAGTACCTGCCAAAGTAGACTTCACAGCTTCATCGGGTTTGGCCACCACATCAACCGCAGAATGATTTGCATCGGGCGAAAATTTTTCCGTCACAAATCCTTTTACAGGTGCTATAAACATAAAATTGTCGGGAACTGTTGGGTTCGTCTCCATTTCTTTTCTAAAATATTCGCGGTTATCGAAAGCCATCAATCTGTCGTCAATCATTTTTTGTATTACTCCAATTGCCGAATCGTTCATCAATCGCATGGAGCTATCACTGGGCGTTTTACCATCTATTATATCTTTCAAAATCCTGGATTTGAATTTCATATCTTTTACAACATTGCTCATCGAATCCAAAGCAAGCGATTGATTTCTATATAAGCGTTCGAACTTTTTAGAATTGGCGTAGCCGGGTATATATTCCCTAACAGGTGTAAATGCAATGAGCGATACTACTATAAGTGTAAAAAGCACAATACCCGCACTAATGCCGATGAATAAATTCATGGGTGTGAGATGCACCGAATATCTTTCTTCAAAAGTATTCTCCGTCATCAACACCAGGCGATAACGAACTTTTAACTTTTTGATGAGTTTTTGTTTTGGTTTTTTTTCTTCCATTTTTCTGAGGTGTATATGCAACTATATTGCGGTAAAATTGGTCTTATGGTTAGTATTAAAATAGATTCCCTATTTTTGCTTGCAAATTTAAT is part of the Bacteroidota bacterium genome and encodes:
- a CDS encoding DnaJ domain-containing protein yields the protein MTINEAIQILGLQQPVTAVKIKQQYRAKAREFHPDASGVDTNSEFVKINLAYETLKHKTEFELNNQIFKTRVDFTTLHKPADTRGFYQLPNTVLMQDFKNVIYFFYKYFKINWVDIFYTIYTKVGHANRVNRPIKYLQTIAWVALIILGLPLMLAFLFCSTAFYLIQNALLVNNEKLKHQSYYIILRQILMSAMAILFFYIAYSLFPTLLAIAIIVFTLPAICLVQISLLYSFLNKE
- a CDS encoding M23 family metallopeptidase, with protein sequence MEEKKPKQKLIKKLKVRYRLVLMTENTFEERYSVHLTPMNLFIGISAGIVLFTLIVVSLIAFTPVREYIPGYANSKKFERLYRNQSLALDSMSNVVKDMKFKSRILKDIIDGKTPSDSSMRLMNDSAIGVIQKMIDDRLMAFDNREYFRKEMETNPTVPDNFMFIAPVKGFVTEKFSPDANHSAVDVVAKPDEAVKSTLAGTVVFSSWTPDAGHVIGIQHPNNIFSVYKHNSVLLKNAGAFVNAGDAIAIVGNSGELTTGPHLHFELWHNGSPLNPEDFMKF